From Bacteroides sp.:
AAACACCAGCCGGTACTGGTCGGGCAATAACTGGATCAGGTTCAGCAACTCGGCCAGCCTGAGTTTCTCTGGGCCTCCATTCTCTTCAAAAGCGTGCCCGTTCTTGCCAAGATCCTCCACCGACAAATGATATATCCGTTCCCGGTATTTTTCAATTGCGGTGTGGATCATAATACGTTTAATCCATCCCTCCAGGCTTCCCTGCCCCCTAAAGGTGTCGAGTTTCTCAAAAACCTTGATAAACCCTTCCTGGAGGATATCCTGGGCTTCATCATAGCTGCCCGCATAACGGAGGCAAACCCCGTACATCTTTTTCGAAAAAAGGGTGTACAGGCGATACTGGTCTGCCTTGTTATTCTTCAGACAGCCTCTTATTATTTTTTTCAGGGAGTCCACCAACTAAATGCTTAAGGCACAAACAAAGTTAAGAATTCCTGCAAATTAGCAAACCCCTCAA
This genomic window contains:
- a CDS encoding RNA polymerase sigma factor, which translates into the protein MDSLKKIIRGCLKNNKADQYRLYTLFSKKMYGVCLRYAGSYDEAQDILQEGFIKVFEKLDTFRGQGSLEGWIKRIMIHTAIEKYRERIYHLSVEDLGKNGHAFEENGGPEKLRLAELLNLIQLLPDQYRLVFNLSVLEGMNHKEIGEMLGISESTSRSNLSRARSMLQEWIVKQEKVVEKAI